The proteins below come from a single Piscinibacter gummiphilus genomic window:
- the hisG gene encoding ATP phosphoribosyltransferase yields the protein MITLALSKGRIFEETLPLLKAAGIEVLEDPEKSRKLIIGTTKPDVRVVLVRATDVPTYVQYGGADLGVAGKDVLLEHGGQGLYQPLDLKIAKCRMSVATRDDFDYAAAVKQGSRIRVATKYTSCARDFFADKGVHVDVIKLYGSMELAPLTGLADAIVDLVSTGSTLKANHLVEVEEIMKISARLVVNQAALKTKREPLRQIIDAIASAIPE from the coding sequence ATGATTACTCTTGCTCTGTCCAAGGGACGCATCTTCGAAGAGACCCTGCCGCTGCTGAAGGCCGCGGGCATCGAGGTGCTCGAAGACCCGGAAAAGTCCCGCAAGCTCATCATCGGCACCACGAAGCCTGATGTGCGCGTGGTGCTGGTGCGTGCGACCGACGTGCCGACCTACGTGCAGTACGGCGGTGCCGACCTGGGCGTGGCCGGCAAGGACGTGCTGCTCGAGCACGGCGGCCAGGGCCTCTACCAGCCGCTCGACCTGAAGATTGCCAAGTGCCGCATGAGCGTGGCCACGCGCGACGACTTCGACTACGCCGCGGCCGTGAAGCAGGGCTCGCGCATCCGCGTCGCCACCAAGTACACCAGCTGCGCCCGAGACTTCTTCGCCGACAAGGGCGTGCACGTCGACGTGATCAAACTCTACGGCTCGATGGAGCTCGCGCCGCTCACGGGCCTCGCCGATGCCATCGTCGATCTCGTGTCGACCGGCAGCACGCTCAAGGCCAACCACTTGGTCGAAGTGGAAGAGATCATGAAGATCTCCGCCCGCCTGGTGGTCAACCAGGCCGCGCTCAAGACCAAGCGCGAGCCTCTGCGCCAGATCATCGACGCCATCGCGTCGGCCATTCCCGAGTAA
- a CDS encoding BolA family protein: protein MADPTPADVERYIAQGLACDHLQVEGDGRHFFATIVSAEFEGKSRVMRHQRVYQALGDRMREQIHALSMKTLTPAEWASNASSVSNHHH, encoded by the coding sequence ATGGCCGACCCCACCCCCGCCGACGTCGAGCGCTACATCGCGCAAGGCCTCGCCTGCGACCACCTGCAGGTGGAGGGCGACGGGCGCCATTTCTTCGCCACCATCGTGTCGGCCGAGTTCGAGGGCAAGAGCCGCGTGATGCGCCATCAGCGGGTCTACCAGGCCCTGGGCGATAGAATGCGCGAGCAAATCCACGCGCTGTCCATGAAGACGCTGACCCCGGCCGAGTGGGCTTCCAACGCCTCGTCGGTTTCCAACCACCACCATTGA
- the murA gene encoding UDP-N-acetylglucosamine 1-carboxyvinyltransferase, giving the protein MDKLLIKGGRPLQGEVVISGAKNAALPELCAALLTAEPVTLTNVPRLQDVNTTLKLLRMMGVQAERSEAEPDTVAINASNVTSREATYDLVKTMRASILVLGPLLARFGEAKVSLPGGCAIGSRPVDQHIKGMQAMGAEITVEHGYIHAKTRRLKGARITTDMVTVTGTENLMMAAVLAEGETVLENAAQEPEIPDLAEMLIKMGAKIEGHGTSKILIQGVERLGGVAHRIVPDRIEAGTFLCAVAAAGGDVTLRRARADHLDAVIDKLRDAGATIESGADWIRVKNDKRLRAVGFRTSEYPAFPTDMQAQFMALDCIAEGTARITETIFENRYMHVNELVRLGAKIEVDGHTAVVQGVPQLSGATVMATDLRASASLVIAGLVADGETVVDRIYHLDRGYDQMETKLRGIGADIQRIK; this is encoded by the coding sequence ATGGACAAACTCCTCATCAAAGGCGGCCGGCCCCTCCAGGGCGAGGTGGTGATCTCGGGCGCGAAGAACGCCGCACTGCCCGAACTCTGCGCCGCGCTGCTCACCGCCGAGCCGGTGACGCTGACCAACGTGCCGCGCCTGCAGGACGTGAACACCACGCTCAAGCTCTTGCGCATGATGGGCGTGCAGGCTGAGCGCAGCGAGGCCGAGCCCGACACGGTGGCCATCAACGCCTCCAACGTCACCTCGCGCGAAGCGACCTACGACCTGGTGAAGACCATGCGGGCGTCGATTCTCGTGCTGGGCCCGCTGCTCGCGCGCTTCGGCGAGGCCAAGGTCTCCCTGCCCGGCGGCTGCGCCATCGGCTCGCGGCCGGTCGACCAGCACATCAAGGGCATGCAGGCGATGGGCGCCGAGATCACCGTCGAGCATGGCTACATCCACGCCAAGACCCGTCGCCTGAAAGGCGCCCGCATCACGACCGACATGGTCACCGTCACCGGCACCGAAAACCTGATGATGGCCGCCGTGCTGGCCGAGGGTGAAACGGTGCTGGAGAACGCGGCGCAGGAGCCGGAGATTCCCGACCTGGCCGAGATGCTGATCAAGATGGGCGCGAAGATCGAAGGCCACGGCACCAGCAAGATCCTCATCCAGGGCGTGGAGCGCCTGGGCGGCGTGGCACACCGCATCGTGCCCGACCGCATCGAGGCCGGCACCTTCCTCTGCGCCGTGGCCGCTGCCGGTGGCGACGTGACCCTGCGCCGCGCACGCGCCGATCACCTCGACGCGGTGATCGACAAGCTGCGCGACGCCGGCGCCACGATCGAATCGGGTGCCGACTGGATCCGCGTCAAGAACGACAAGCGCCTGCGTGCGGTCGGCTTCCGCACCAGCGAATACCCCGCCTTTCCAACCGACATGCAAGCGCAGTTCATGGCGCTCGACTGCATTGCCGAAGGCACGGCCCGCATCACCGAGACCATCTTCGAGAACCGCTACATGCACGTGAACGAACTCGTGCGCCTGGGCGCGAAGATCGAGGTCGACGGGCACACGGCGGTGGTGCAGGGCGTGCCGCAGCTGTCGGGTGCGACGGTGATGGCGACCGACCTGCGCGCCTCGGCCAGCCTCGTGATCGCGGGCCTCGTGGCCGACGGTGAAACGGTCGTCGACCGCATCTACCACCTGGACCGCGGCTACGACCAGATGGAAACCAAGCTGCGCGGCATCGGCGCGGACATCCAGCGCATCAAATGA
- the hisD gene encoding histidinol dehydrogenase gives MSVNVRQLVTTAADFEAEFQRVLHWSAETDHAIEERVAAILDDVQKRGDAAVLEYTQRFDGLAAPSVAALEITRDELQAAVSAITPNQREALEAAAARVRDYHQRQLEACGRSWNYRDADGTLLGQKVTPLDRVGIYVPGGKAAYPSSVLMNAVPAKVAGVGEIVMVVPTPKGERNAMVLAAAAIAGVDRAFTLGGAQAVAALAFGTATVPAVDKITGPGNAYVASAKRRVFGKVGIDMIAGPSEILVLADGTTPPDWVAMDLFSQAEHDELAQSILLCPDAAYIARVKAEIERLLPGMPRRDVIRASLEGRGALIHTRSMEEACAISNRIAPEHLEVSSREPGKWEPLLKHAGAIFMGAFTSESLGDYCAGPNHVLPTSGTARFSSPLGVYDFQKRSSLIEVSEAGAQKLGVIAAELAYGEGLQAHAQAAEMRLKRGG, from the coding sequence ATGAGCGTCAACGTCCGCCAGCTCGTCACGACCGCCGCCGACTTCGAAGCCGAATTCCAGCGCGTGCTGCACTGGTCGGCCGAGACCGACCATGCGATCGAAGAGCGGGTGGCGGCGATCCTCGACGACGTGCAAAAGCGCGGCGACGCCGCGGTGCTGGAATACACCCAGCGTTTCGACGGGCTCGCAGCGCCGTCCGTGGCGGCGCTCGAGATCACACGCGACGAATTGCAGGCGGCCGTGTCGGCGATCACGCCGAATCAGCGCGAGGCCCTCGAAGCCGCCGCCGCGCGGGTGCGCGACTACCACCAGCGCCAGCTCGAAGCCTGCGGCCGCTCGTGGAACTACCGCGATGCCGATGGCACGCTGCTCGGGCAGAAGGTGACGCCACTCGACCGTGTGGGCATCTACGTGCCGGGCGGCAAGGCGGCGTATCCCTCGAGCGTGCTGATGAACGCCGTGCCGGCCAAGGTGGCCGGCGTCGGTGAGATCGTGATGGTCGTGCCCACGCCCAAGGGCGAGCGCAACGCGATGGTGCTGGCCGCGGCGGCCATCGCCGGTGTGGACCGTGCCTTCACCCTTGGCGGCGCGCAGGCCGTGGCGGCCCTGGCCTTCGGCACGGCGACCGTGCCCGCCGTCGACAAGATCACCGGCCCCGGCAACGCCTACGTCGCGAGCGCCAAGCGCCGTGTTTTCGGCAAGGTCGGCATTGACATGATCGCCGGCCCGAGCGAGATCCTGGTGCTGGCCGACGGCACGACGCCGCCCGACTGGGTGGCGATGGACCTCTTCAGCCAGGCCGAGCACGACGAGCTGGCGCAGAGCATCCTGCTGTGCCCCGATGCGGCGTATATCGCCAGGGTGAAGGCCGAGATCGAGCGCCTGCTGCCCGGCATGCCGCGCCGCGACGTGATCCGTGCCTCGCTCGAAGGCCGCGGCGCGCTGATCCACACGCGCTCGATGGAAGAAGCTTGCGCGATCAGCAACCGCATCGCGCCCGAGCACCTGGAAGTCAGCTCACGCGAACCGGGCAAGTGGGAACCTTTGCTCAAGCATGCCGGCGCGATCTTCATGGGCGCCTTCACCAGCGAGAGCCTGGGCGATTACTGCGCCGGCCCCAACCACGTGCTGCCCACCTCGGGCACCGCGCGCTTCTCGTCGCCGCTGGGCGTGTACGACTTCCAGAAGCGCAGCAGCCTCATCGAGGTGAGCGAGGCGGGCGCGCAGAAGCTGGGCGTGATCGCCGCTGAACTCGCCTATGGCGAGGGCCTGCAGGCTCATGCGCAAGCCGCGGAAATGCGGCTCAAGCGCGGCGGCTGA